A genomic stretch from Mycobacterium malmoense includes:
- a CDS encoding type I polyketide synthase: MSSLAERAAQMSPKAREVLARELVRAGTAFPTEVAEPVAVVGIGCRLPGNVSGPESFWQLLIDGRDAVDEVPADRWDADAFYDPDPQAPGRMTTKWGGFVDDVAGFDADFFGITPREAVAMDPQQRMLLEVTWEALEHAGLPPDSLSGSRTAAMMGLSAWDYTILNLERRAEIDAYMSTGNPHSAAVGRISYLLGLRGPAVAVDTACSSSLVALHLACQSLRLRESDVALAGGVHLSLSPFTSIALSKWSALSPTGRCKTFDALADGFVRSEGCGVVVLKRLADATRDGDRVLAVVRGSAINQDGRSNGMTAPNAAAQRDVITTALRLADAAADSVNYIETHGTGTILGDPIEFEALAATYGHVKGQSEGGCALGSVKTNLGHLEAAAGITGFIKAILAVNRGYVPPNLHFTRWNPAIDASSTRLFVPTEGTAWPTGGTTHPRRAAVSSFGLSGTNAHVVIEQAPDPVPAPQPGPAPAVSTLTVSGKTPQRLAAMAATLADWLAGPGAAVPLADVAHTLTHRRARHGWFGAVVARDHAAAVTGLRALAAGTPAPGVVGAAEAINGPGTVFVYSGQGSQWAGMGRRLLADEPAFAAAVAELEPEFVAQTGFSLQQTLAEGREVVGIHNIQPMLVAIQLALTALWRSYGVTPDAVIGHSMGEVSAAVASGALTPAEGLRVIATRSALMARLSGQGAMALLELDADAADALIADYPQVTLAVHAAPRQSVIAGPPEQVDAVIAAVAARNLLARRIEVDVASHHPIIDPVLPQLRSALTDLAPKAPTIPMISTTYEGPAPLLDADYWAANLRNPVRFHQAVTQASGGGHRFIEISPHPLLTHAIADTLGGADALAVGTLHRDTDDTVAFHAQLAALGHTPPASAHGRLADVPVTPWQHTQFWVADRSGMSDSVAAHPLLGVHIEVPSSRDHVWQADVGTEVSPWLADHKVFGQVVMPGAAFAEIALAAASEALGVPVEAVSINQLEVEQMLTLGDHTQLTTQLTRGADDKTRIEIHSRSSGREWSRHATAKAEVRASEASGASGTAADRPAPAGLGETAVKPAVKPADVYTVLRQAGQFHGPAFAALTAIHRLPGGAVETEITLPDEAPRHPGYRIHPVMLDAALQGLAAAMLDGELAGHAEASYLPVSFDTVRVYRDPGRRARCRAQLTSLDDGGLGKLGRIVLTDDAGNVTAEINDIYLRRVERRSVPLPLSQKIFDTTWTPKPVSATQSEAPGSWLVLTDAPAPEVERFVAGWRSPARRVITADLGDEPAMLAAFADTAGDPERPPVGVVVFVRPNPGVTDDGIAQARESLWAVSTVVRAIVGGWHGQSPRLWLVTEAGLAVRDEPGQPGIGALKGLVRVLAYEHPELRTTLVDLDATRDPVAALNAELGSAVSGPIDDVVAWRGGQRHVERLSRATLGEPTRDVVVRPGASYIVTGGLGGLGLVVARWLVDAGAGRLVLNGRSEPSDEQRAVLAELERKAEIVVVTGDVTAPGVAEKLVAAAGESDLRGVLHAAAVLDDSLVFSMTKDSVERVWAPKVTGAWRMHQASTRCQLDWWLGFSSTASLLGGPGQASYACASAWLDALVDWRRASGLPAAVINWGPWAEVGLARTLTGGALDPITPAEGTAALEPLLATDRRHTGVGRLRPDRALIAFPEIRNLGYFTSVVEELDAAGDGGDWAGPDALTGLEPGEAQRLITDRLRARIAAVMGYADRSAVDLAVPLIELGMDSLMAVRIRNTTRADFGVEPPVALLLQGASLHDVTVDLVRQLGLTGHAQAPDAGDAVRDRAQQRAAARQQAAMRRKRGQ; the protein is encoded by the coding sequence ATGAGCAGTCTTGCCGAACGCGCGGCACAGATGTCACCGAAGGCGCGCGAGGTCCTCGCACGCGAGCTTGTGCGCGCGGGAACGGCGTTCCCGACCGAGGTTGCCGAGCCGGTGGCGGTGGTCGGGATCGGCTGCCGGTTGCCGGGGAATGTGTCTGGGCCGGAAAGCTTTTGGCAGCTGCTGATCGACGGCCGCGACGCCGTCGACGAGGTGCCGGCCGACCGGTGGGACGCGGACGCGTTCTACGACCCCGATCCGCAGGCGCCCGGGCGGATGACGACGAAATGGGGGGGCTTCGTCGACGACGTCGCCGGGTTCGACGCCGACTTCTTCGGCATCACCCCCCGCGAAGCGGTGGCGATGGACCCGCAGCAGCGGATGCTGCTCGAGGTCACCTGGGAGGCCCTCGAACACGCCGGCCTGCCGCCGGATTCGTTGAGCGGCAGCCGAACCGCCGCGATGATGGGGTTGTCGGCGTGGGACTACACGATCCTCAACCTCGAGCGTCGCGCCGAGATCGACGCGTACATGAGCACCGGAAACCCGCACAGCGCCGCGGTGGGACGGATTTCCTATCTGCTGGGGCTGCGCGGCCCGGCGGTGGCCGTGGACACCGCGTGCTCGTCGTCGTTGGTGGCGCTGCACCTGGCCTGCCAAAGCCTGCGGCTGCGGGAAAGCGACGTGGCACTGGCGGGTGGGGTGCACCTGTCGCTGTCGCCGTTCACCAGCATCGCGTTGTCCAAGTGGTCCGCCCTGTCACCGACGGGCCGGTGCAAAACCTTTGACGCCCTGGCCGACGGGTTCGTGCGCAGCGAGGGCTGCGGGGTCGTGGTGCTCAAGCGGCTGGCCGACGCCACCCGCGACGGCGATCGCGTGCTGGCCGTGGTCCGCGGCTCGGCGATCAACCAGGACGGCCGATCCAACGGGATGACCGCCCCGAACGCGGCGGCGCAGCGTGACGTGATCACCACCGCGCTGCGCCTTGCCGACGCGGCGGCCGACAGCGTGAACTACATCGAAACCCACGGCACCGGAACCATTTTGGGCGACCCGATCGAGTTCGAGGCGCTGGCCGCCACCTACGGCCATGTAAAAGGGCAGAGCGAGGGCGGCTGCGCGCTGGGATCGGTCAAGACCAACCTCGGGCATCTGGAGGCGGCCGCCGGGATCACCGGATTCATCAAGGCGATCCTGGCGGTGAACCGGGGATACGTTCCGCCCAATCTGCACTTCACCCGGTGGAACCCGGCCATCGACGCGTCCTCGACCCGGCTGTTCGTGCCGACCGAGGGCACCGCGTGGCCCACCGGCGGCACGACACACCCTCGAAGGGCCGCGGTGTCGTCGTTCGGCCTCAGCGGCACCAACGCGCACGTGGTGATCGAGCAGGCGCCCGATCCGGTGCCGGCGCCGCAGCCAGGGCCCGCCCCGGCGGTGTCGACGCTGACGGTGTCGGGCAAGACGCCGCAGCGGCTGGCCGCGATGGCCGCGACGCTGGCCGACTGGCTGGCCGGCCCCGGGGCGGCGGTCCCGCTCGCCGACGTGGCGCACACGTTGACTCATCGCCGGGCCCGCCACGGCTGGTTCGGCGCCGTGGTCGCCCGCGATCACGCCGCCGCGGTGACGGGCCTGCGCGCCCTGGCCGCCGGCACCCCGGCGCCGGGGGTGGTGGGCGCCGCGGAAGCCATTAACGGGCCCGGCACGGTGTTCGTCTACTCCGGCCAGGGCTCGCAGTGGGCCGGGATGGGCAGGCGGTTGCTGGCCGACGAGCCGGCGTTCGCGGCGGCCGTCGCCGAACTGGAGCCCGAATTCGTTGCCCAGACCGGGTTTTCGCTGCAGCAGACTCTCGCCGAGGGCCGCGAGGTGGTCGGCATCCACAACATCCAACCGATGCTGGTGGCCATCCAGCTGGCCCTGACCGCGCTGTGGCGCTCGTACGGGGTGACGCCCGACGCGGTGATCGGGCACTCCATGGGCGAGGTGTCGGCCGCGGTGGCGTCCGGGGCGCTGACCCCCGCCGAGGGGTTGCGGGTGATCGCCACCCGGTCGGCGCTGATGGCGCGGCTGTCCGGCCAGGGCGCGATGGCCCTGCTCGAACTCGACGCCGACGCCGCCGACGCGCTGATCGCCGACTACCCGCAGGTGACGCTGGCCGTGCACGCCGCGCCGCGCCAATCGGTGATCGCGGGCCCACCCGAGCAGGTGGACGCGGTCATCGCGGCGGTGGCCGCCCGCAACCTGCTGGCCCGGCGCATCGAGGTCGACGTCGCCTCCCATCACCCGATCATCGACCCGGTGCTGCCGCAATTACGTTCGGCACTAACCGATTTGGCGCCCAAGGCGCCGACCATCCCGATGATCAGCACGACGTACGAGGGGCCCGCGCCACTGCTGGACGCCGACTACTGGGCGGCCAACCTGCGCAACCCGGTGCGCTTCCACCAGGCCGTCACCCAGGCCAGCGGCGGCGGCCACCGATTCATCGAAATCAGCCCCCACCCGCTGCTCACCCACGCCATCGCCGACACCCTCGGCGGGGCCGACGCGCTCGCCGTCGGCACCCTGCACCGCGACACCGACGACACCGTCGCCTTCCACGCGCAGCTCGCCGCCCTGGGCCACACCCCGCCGGCCAGCGCACACGGTCGGCTGGCCGACGTTCCGGTAACCCCTTGGCAGCACACGCAATTCTGGGTCGCCGACCGGTCGGGGATGTCGGATTCGGTCGCCGCCCACCCGCTGCTCGGTGTGCACATCGAAGTTCCGTCCAGCCGGGACCACGTGTGGCAGGCCGATGTCGGCACCGAGGTGTCCCCGTGGCTGGCCGACCACAAGGTGTTCGGCCAGGTCGTCATGCCGGGCGCGGCGTTCGCCGAAATCGCCCTGGCCGCGGCGAGCGAAGCGTTGGGCGTGCCGGTCGAGGCCGTGTCGATCAACCAACTCGAGGTCGAGCAGATGCTCACCCTCGGCGACCACACGCAGTTGACGACGCAACTGACCCGCGGCGCCGACGACAAGACCCGGATCGAAATCCATTCCCGCTCCTCGGGCCGCGAGTGGTCCCGGCACGCCACCGCCAAGGCCGAGGTGCGGGCGTCAGAAGCTTCCGGAGCTTCCGGGACCGCCGCCGATCGGCCGGCGCCGGCCGGCCTCGGCGAAACGGCCGTCAAACCGGCCGTCAAACCGGCCGACGTGTATACCGTCCTGCGGCAGGCCGGCCAATTCCACGGTCCCGCCTTCGCGGCATTGACCGCGATCCACCGGCTGCCCGGCGGTGCCGTCGAAACCGAGATCACCCTTCCTGACGAGGCGCCCCGGCATCCCGGGTATCGCATCCACCCCGTCATGCTGGACGCGGCCCTGCAGGGTTTGGCCGCCGCCATGCTCGACGGCGAGCTCGCCGGGCATGCCGAAGCCAGTTATCTGCCAGTGTCATTCGACACGGTCCGGGTGTACCGCGACCCCGGCCGGCGCGCCCGCTGCCGGGCCCAGCTGACCAGCCTCGACGACGGCGGCCTGGGGAAGCTCGGCAGGATCGTCCTGACCGACGACGCCGGAAACGTGACCGCCGAAATCAACGACATCTATCTGCGCCGCGTCGAGCGGCGCAGCGTGCCACTTCCCCTGTCGCAGAAGATCTTCGACACCACCTGGACACCCAAACCAGTTAGCGCCACGCAGTCCGAGGCCCCCGGAAGTTGGCTCGTGCTCACCGATGCGCCGGCACCCGAGGTCGAGCGATTCGTCGCGGGCTGGCGTTCACCGGCGCGCCGGGTGATCACCGCCGATCTGGGCGACGAGCCCGCCATGCTCGCCGCATTCGCCGACACGGCGGGCGATCCCGAGCGTCCGCCCGTCGGCGTGGTCGTCTTCGTGCGGCCCAACCCGGGCGTCACCGACGACGGGATCGCCCAGGCGCGCGAATCTCTCTGGGCGGTCTCGACCGTCGTTCGCGCGATCGTCGGCGGCTGGCATGGTCAGTCACCGCGGCTGTGGCTGGTCACCGAGGCCGGCCTCGCCGTGCGCGACGAGCCGGGCCAGCCCGGGATCGGCGCGTTGAAGGGCCTGGTGCGGGTGCTGGCCTACGAGCACCCCGAGCTGCGTACCACGCTGGTCGACCTCGACGCCACCCGGGATCCGGTGGCGGCGCTGAATGCCGAACTCGGGTCGGCGGTTTCGGGCCCGATCGACGACGTGGTCGCGTGGCGGGGCGGGCAGCGCCACGTCGAGCGGCTGTCCCGGGCGACCCTCGGCGAGCCCACGCGCGACGTCGTCGTCCGCCCGGGAGCGTCCTACATCGTCACCGGCGGCCTGGGCGGCCTGGGCCTGGTCGTCGCGCGGTGGCTGGTGGACGCCGGCGCGGGCCGGCTGGTACTCAACGGCCGCAGCGAACCCTCGGACGAGCAGCGAGCGGTCCTGGCCGAACTGGAACGCAAGGCCGAAATCGTTGTCGTCACAGGCGATGTGACGGCGCCGGGCGTGGCCGAAAAGCTGGTGGCGGCCGCCGGCGAGTCGGATCTGCGCGGCGTCCTGCACGCGGCGGCGGTGCTCGACGACAGCCTGGTGTTCTCCATGACCAAGGACAGCGTGGAGCGGGTTTGGGCGCCCAAGGTCACCGGGGCGTGGCGGATGCACCAGGCCAGCACCCGCTGCCAGCTGGACTGGTGGCTCGGATTCTCGTCCACCGCTTCCCTACTGGGCGGGCCGGGACAGGCCTCCTACGCGTGCGCGAGCGCCTGGCTCGACGCGCTGGTCGACTGGCGCCGGGCGTCGGGTCTGCCTGCGGCGGTGATCAACTGGGGGCCGTGGGCGGAGGTCGGGCTTGCCCGCACCCTGACCGGCGGTGCCCTCGATCCCATCACCCCGGCCGAGGGCACCGCGGCGCTGGAACCGCTGCTGGCCACCGACCGGCGCCACACCGGCGTCGGGCGGCTACGTCCCGACCGGGCGCTGATCGCCTTCCCCGAGATCCGCAACCTCGGCTATTTCACCAGTGTGGTCGAGGAATTGGACGCCGCCGGTGACGGCGGCGACTGGGCCGGTCCCGACGCGCTGACGGGCCTCGAGCCCGGCGAGGCGCAACGCCTGATCACGGACCGGCTGCGCGCGCGCATCGCCGCGGTCATGGGCTACGCCGACCGATCGGCCGTCGATCTGGCCGTGCCGCTGATCGAGCTGGGGATGGATTCCCTGATGGCGGTGCGCATCCGCAACACCACCCGCGCGGATTTCGGGGTCGAGCCGCCGGTGGCGCTCCTGTTGCAGGGGGCGTCGCTGCACGACGTCACGGTCGACCTGGTCCGCCAGCTCGGCCTCACCGGGCACGCGCAGGCACCCGACGCCGGGGATGCCGTTCGCGACCGGGCACAGCAACGCGCGGCGGCGCGCCAACAAGCCGCGATGCGGCGGAAGCGAGGACAATAG
- a CDS encoding type I polyketide synthase translates to MSTNAESYSKALPANAIAVVGMAGRFPGANSVSAFWDNLARGEESIVTLSEQELRAAGVGDEVLSNPAYVRRAPIVDGIDEFDADFFGFPPQLARMLDPQHRLFLQCAWHAFEDAGCDPARFDGSIGVYGTSSPSGYLLHNLLSHHGHSAAMAQGLNFEQFNLFLQNDKDFLATRVSHQFDLRGPSFTVQTACSSSLVAIHLACQSLLSGECDMALAGGVSLSIPHRVGYWNSPGSMVSAVGHCRPFDVRADGTVFGSGVAIVALKPLQAAVDAGDRIHAVIRGSAINNDGSAKMGYAAPNPAAQADVIAEAHAVSGVDASTVSYVETHGTGTPLGDPIEVQGLRTAFGVSDTPRPGPCVLGSVKSNIGHLEVAAGVVGLIKTILCLKNKAIPATLHYTSPNPELRLHETPFTVQNTYGPWEWDGVRRAGVSSFGVGGTNVHVVLEEAPVEAPAGSRATPAGPQVLLLSAQTAAALEESRTDLAAALARGDGPDLSDVAFTLAGRRKHRVTLAAVVHDREHAATVLRASEHDNVFVGESVSGEHAESPSDRIVFMFPGQGAQHAGMARGLYDTEPVFAEHFDACAAGFRDEMGIDLHAEIFGDTTTDLERIDRSQPALFTVEYALARLVDTFGVRAGAYIGYSTGEYIAATLAGVFDLETAIKTVSLRARLMHESPPGAMVAVALGPDDIAEYLSPGVELSAVNDPGNCVVAGPKDQIRAFGQRLNERGIPVRRVRATHAFHSSSMDPMAAEFQDFLSRQELRAPRTPLLSNLTGTWMSDEQVTDPASWARQISSTIRFADELDAVLADPGRILVEVGPGGSLTGSSMRHPKWSSGHRAVRLMRHPIQNTDDRDTFLLALGQLWSAGVPVEWAPLSGPTASAPRIVSLPGYPFAHQRHWVDAKPIAWDGQPAVPDASTNGAAHPVAATNGQSHTEAALRQIWMQCLGVNSVDRNDNFFDLGGDSLIAIGLSTAATNTGLDVTPQDLYAHPTLASLAVHVDAKYAAGGLAKRPDAAAHPTVPPTVAHFLEHGVREAGRWRVPLILRLDATVGVEDVRSVLTAVANHHDALRLQLVDRAGTWEQHIAPPGEFGHLATRSLPDDAAPGSDAQRAVLRDIVTEHELLDAPLVATHVSGSGFGYLVLSLHEAAADTASREILFADLFTAFTQRLAGEDIALPPTTASWREWSLRAAALATHPAVLDTRDYWLETANTATLRLADPDITQPPRHDDLTKLSSALTIEQTSEVDDARRALGSSIEEILLAALTRTIAQTVGTGVVAVDLEGPGRSVLRPDVDLGRSIGRFTTVYPVPLRCSRADDTGATELLAAVRDALKAVPHYGIGYGLLRHVYAPTARQLSAAGSADIHFRYAGTIPQLPAIDAPVQFDPDAASTVGPVRDPIPGLGHAIELRVYRHGGVLHLDWWYDARRIQGARAEALAQRFPVALRVLIQDAIDAIAEDGLGSEPVELALVDLSAPDAG, encoded by the coding sequence ATGAGCACGAACGCGGAGTCTTACTCAAAGGCTCTGCCGGCCAACGCGATCGCGGTGGTCGGCATGGCCGGCAGATTCCCGGGCGCCAACAGCGTGTCGGCGTTCTGGGACAACCTTGCGCGCGGCGAGGAGTCGATCGTCACCCTGTCCGAGCAAGAGCTTCGGGCCGCCGGGGTCGGCGACGAGGTGCTGTCGAATCCGGCGTATGTGCGGCGCGCGCCCATCGTCGACGGGATCGACGAGTTCGACGCCGACTTCTTCGGGTTCCCACCGCAGCTCGCCCGGATGCTCGATCCGCAACACCGGTTGTTCCTGCAGTGCGCCTGGCACGCGTTCGAGGACGCCGGCTGTGACCCCGCGCGGTTCGACGGCTCGATCGGCGTGTACGGAACCAGCTCCCCCAGCGGCTATCTCCTGCACAACCTGTTGTCGCACCACGGCCACAGTGCCGCCATGGCGCAGGGGCTCAACTTCGAGCAGTTCAACCTGTTCCTGCAGAACGACAAGGATTTCCTGGCGACGCGGGTATCCCACCAATTCGACCTTCGGGGCCCGAGCTTCACGGTTCAGACCGCGTGCTCGTCGTCGCTGGTCGCGATCCACCTGGCCTGCCAGAGCCTGCTCAGCGGCGAATGCGACATGGCGCTGGCCGGAGGCGTGTCGCTGTCCATCCCCCACCGCGTCGGTTACTGGAACTCGCCGGGATCGATGGTGTCGGCGGTCGGCCACTGCAGGCCGTTCGACGTGCGGGCCGACGGCACGGTCTTCGGCAGCGGTGTCGCGATCGTGGCCCTCAAGCCGCTGCAGGCGGCCGTCGACGCCGGGGACCGGATCCATGCCGTCATCCGCGGGTCGGCGATCAACAACGACGGGTCGGCGAAAATGGGCTACGCCGCGCCCAATCCGGCCGCGCAGGCCGACGTCATCGCGGAAGCCCATGCGGTGTCGGGCGTCGATGCGTCGACCGTGAGCTACGTCGAGACGCACGGAACCGGCACTCCGCTCGGCGACCCCATCGAAGTCCAGGGCTTGCGGACCGCGTTCGGCGTGTCCGACACACCCCGGCCCGGCCCCTGTGTTTTAGGGTCGGTCAAGTCGAACATCGGCCACCTGGAGGTGGCGGCCGGCGTCGTGGGTTTGATCAAGACGATTCTGTGCCTGAAGAACAAGGCGATCCCGGCGACGCTGCACTACACCAGCCCGAACCCGGAGCTGCGCCTGCACGAGACCCCGTTCACCGTGCAAAACACCTACGGCCCATGGGAATGGGACGGGGTGCGCCGGGCGGGGGTCAGCTCGTTCGGGGTGGGCGGCACCAACGTGCACGTCGTCCTAGAGGAAGCGCCAGTGGAGGCACCGGCGGGGTCGCGCGCCACACCGGCCGGCCCCCAGGTGCTGCTGCTGTCGGCGCAAACCGCGGCGGCGCTTGAGGAGTCGCGGACCGACCTGGCCGCCGCGTTGGCCCGCGGGGACGGCCCGGACCTTTCCGACGTCGCGTTCACCCTCGCCGGGCGCCGCAAGCACCGCGTCACCCTGGCGGCCGTCGTCCACGACCGTGAGCACGCGGCCACGGTGTTGCGGGCCTCCGAGCACGACAACGTCTTCGTCGGCGAATCGGTGAGCGGCGAACACGCCGAATCACCCTCGGACCGCATCGTTTTCATGTTTCCGGGGCAGGGCGCGCAGCACGCGGGAATGGCCCGGGGACTCTACGACACCGAGCCCGTCTTCGCCGAACACTTCGACGCCTGCGCCGCGGGATTCCGCGACGAAATGGGCATCGACCTGCACGCGGAGATATTCGGTGACACCACAACGGATTTGGAGCGCATCGACCGTTCGCAGCCCGCGCTGTTCACGGTGGAATACGCGCTCGCGAGGTTGGTCGACACCTTCGGCGTGCGCGCCGGGGCGTACATCGGATACAGCACCGGCGAATACATCGCGGCCACGCTGGCCGGGGTCTTCGACCTCGAGACGGCGATCAAGACGGTGTCGTTGCGCGCCCGCCTGATGCACGAATCGCCGCCGGGCGCCATGGTCGCGGTGGCGCTGGGCCCCGACGACATCGCGGAGTATCTCTCACCCGGGGTGGAGCTGTCCGCGGTGAACGATCCCGGCAACTGCGTCGTCGCCGGGCCGAAGGACCAGATCCGCGCGTTCGGCCAACGCCTCAACGAGCGGGGCATCCCCGTGCGGCGGGTCCGCGCGACCCACGCGTTCCATTCCAGCTCGATGGACCCCATGGCGGCGGAGTTCCAGGATTTCCTATCGCGCCAGGAGCTGCGGGCCCCGCGCACGCCGTTGCTGTCCAACCTCACCGGAACCTGGATGTCCGACGAACAGGTCACCGATCCGGCCAGCTGGGCCCGCCAGATCAGCTCCACGATCAGGTTCGCCGACGAACTCGACGCGGTGCTGGCCGATCCGGGCCGGATCCTCGTCGAGGTGGGCCCCGGCGGCAGCCTGACGGGCTCGTCGATGCGGCACCCGAAGTGGTCGAGCGGGCACCGCGCGGTTCGGCTCATGCGGCACCCGATTCAGAACACCGACGATCGCGACACCTTCCTGCTCGCGCTCGGCCAGCTCTGGTCGGCCGGCGTGCCCGTCGAGTGGGCGCCGTTGTCGGGGCCCACCGCATCCGCGCCGCGAATCGTTTCGCTGCCCGGTTATCCCTTTGCCCACCAACGTCATTGGGTCGACGCCAAGCCGATCGCCTGGGACGGCCAGCCCGCCGTTCCGGACGCGTCCACCAATGGCGCCGCCCACCCCGTCGCGGCCACCAACGGGCAGTCGCACACCGAGGCGGCGTTGCGGCAGATCTGGATGCAGTGCCTGGGCGTCAACTCGGTCGACCGCAACGACAATTTCTTCGACCTCGGCGGCGATTCCCTGATCGCGATCGGCCTCTCGACCGCCGCCACCAACACGGGTCTGGACGTCACCCCGCAGGATCTCTATGCGCATCCGACGCTGGCTAGCCTGGCCGTTCACGTCGACGCCAAGTACGCGGCGGGCGGCCTGGCGAAACGGCCCGACGCCGCGGCCCATCCGACCGTTCCGCCGACCGTCGCGCACTTCCTCGAACACGGAGTGCGGGAGGCGGGGCGCTGGCGGGTCCCGCTGATCCTGCGCCTCGACGCCACCGTGGGCGTCGAGGACGTGCGGTCCGTGCTCACCGCGGTGGCCAATCACCATGACGCACTGCGCCTCCAGCTCGTCGACCGCGCGGGAACGTGGGAGCAACACATCGCGCCGCCCGGGGAGTTCGGCCACCTCGCCACCCGGTCGCTCCCCGACGACGCGGCCCCCGGAAGCGACGCGCAGCGTGCCGTGCTGCGCGACATCGTGACCGAACACGAGCTCTTGGACGCCCCGCTGGTCGCCACCCACGTCTCGGGTTCGGGCTTCGGTTACCTGGTCCTGTCCCTGCACGAGGCGGCGGCCGACACCGCGTCGCGCGAAATCCTGTTCGCCGACCTCTTCACCGCGTTCACGCAACGCCTCGCGGGCGAGGACATCGCGCTGCCGCCGACCACCGCCTCGTGGCGCGAATGGTCGCTGCGGGCCGCGGCGCTCGCGACGCACCCGGCGGTCCTCGACACGCGCGACTACTGGCTGGAGACCGCGAACACGGCGACGCTGCGGCTGGCGGACCCCGACATCACCCAGCCGCCCCGTCACGACGACCTGACCAAACTGTCGTCGGCGCTCACCATCGAACAGACCTCCGAGGTCGACGACGCGCGGCGCGCGCTCGGGTCGTCGATCGAGGAAATCCTGCTCGCGGCGCTGACCCGAACCATCGCCCAGACGGTCGGCACCGGTGTGGTCGCGGTGGATTTGGAGGGGCCGGGCCGCTCGGTGCTGCGGCCGGATGTCGACCTGGGCCGGTCCATCGGCCGGTTCACCACGGTCTATCCGGTCCCGCTTCGGTGCTCGCGCGCCGACGACACCGGCGCGACCGAGCTACTGGCCGCCGTGCGCGACGCCCTCAAGGCCGTTCCCCATTACGGGATCGGGTACGGACTGCTGCGGCACGTCTATGCGCCCACCGCGCGGCAGCTTTCGGCCGCGGGCTCCGCCGACATCCACTTCCGGTACGCCGGCACGATCCCCCAGCTGCCGGCGATCGACGCACCCGTTCAGTTCGACCCGGACGCGGCCTCGACGGTCGGGCCGGTGCGCGACCCGATTCCGGGACTGGGCCACGCCATCGAGCTTCGGGTGTACCGCCACGGCGGCGTGCTGCATCTCGATTGGTGGTATGACGCCCGGCGGATCCAGGGGGCGCGGGCGGAGGCGCTGGCGCAGCGTTTCCCCGTGGCGCTGCGGGTGCTGATCCAGGACGCCATCGACGCCATCGCCGAGGACGGCTTGGGTTCGGAGCCGGTGGAACTGGCCCTGGTGGACCTGTCGGCGCCCGACGCGGGTTGA
- a CDS encoding ATP-binding cassette domain-containing protein, producing the protein MSNARRHFDKAVIVDKVRKTFGDVVALHEVSFDVGRGEVIGLLGPNGAGKTTIVDILSTLTRPDRGHARVAGYDVVSESAGVRRSIMLTGQQVAIDDMLTGSENLVLFGRLFGLTKSAARARAKELIKEFDLAYAANRRVKTYSGGMRRRIDIACGLVVPPQVAFLDEPTTGLDPRSRQSIWDLVSNFKDAGIATLLTTQYLEEADALADRIIVIDHGRIIAEGTADQLKARTGGSFCEIVPRDFKDLAVIAETLGSLLPEKIRAALTPESDRIAMPAPDGAGTLIEAVGRLAAANIDVVDVSLRRPSLDDVFLALTEDSAGARAPVAEAVR; encoded by the coding sequence GTGAGCAACGCACGCAGGCACTTTGATAAGGCGGTGATCGTCGACAAGGTCCGCAAGACCTTCGGCGACGTGGTGGCCCTACACGAGGTCAGCTTCGACGTCGGCCGCGGCGAGGTGATCGGGCTGCTCGGGCCGAACGGGGCGGGCAAGACCACGATCGTCGACATCCTGTCCACCCTCACCCGGCCGGATCGGGGCCACGCCCGGGTGGCCGGCTACGACGTGGTTTCCGAATCGGCCGGCGTGCGCCGGTCGATCATGCTCACCGGTCAGCAGGTGGCGATCGACGACATGCTCACCGGAAGCGAAAACCTCGTCCTGTTCGGCCGGTTGTTCGGATTGACCAAGTCGGCGGCGCGCGCCCGCGCCAAGGAACTCATCAAGGAATTCGACCTGGCTTACGCCGCCAACCGGCGCGTCAAAACGTACTCCGGCGGGATGCGCCGGCGCATCGACATCGCCTGCGGTCTGGTGGTCCCGCCGCAGGTGGCCTTCCTCGACGAGCCCACCACCGGGCTGGATCCCCGCAGCAGGCAAAGCATTTGGGATCTGGTGAGCAACTTCAAGGACGCCGGCATCGCCACGCTGCTCACCACGCAGTACCTCGAGGAGGCCGACGCGCTCGCCGACCGGATCATCGTGATCGACCACGGCCGGATCATCGCGGAGGGAACCGCCGATCAGCTCAAGGCCCGCACGGGCGGCAGCTTCTGCGAAATCGTTCCGCGAGACTTCAAGGACCTGGCCGTCATCGCCGAGACGCTCGGCTCGCTGCTGCCGGAGAAGATCAGGGCCGCGCTGACACCCGAGTCGGACCGGATCGCCATGCCGGCCCCGGACGGTGCCGGCACGCTCATCGAGGCCGTGGGGCGGCTCGCGGCGGCCAACATCGACGTCGTCGACGTCTCCCTGCGCCGCCCGTCGCTGGACGACGTATTCCTTGCGCTGACAGAGGATTCCGCCGGGGCGCGCGCTCCGGTTGCGGAGGCCGTCAGGTGA